The nucleotide sequence TCCGAAAACTCCCTCAGGCTGGATTTGAGCATTGTCCATTGGGACTTTTCGGATAGGCTTTAATGCGGCTCTGCCGCTGCTACGGGAGGCGGAGCCTCCAGAACCCATTCCCACGCAGAGCATGGGAACGAGAACAGCTTTCAAGCATACCCTGTCGAATCTGAGCAATCGCTCAAAGCTTTTCCAGATAAAGAATCTAAGTATTTTTCAGAAAAGTCATGAATAATGCAGGTTAAGGTAGAGCCTCTGAACTTCCAATTAACAACTAATAACCAACAACTAACAACTTCTCCTGTTCCCTGTTCCATCCTATAGCTGCCAGGACTCCGTATTCATCACAGCAAGTCTTCGAATCGGTTTTTAACACCCCTACAATTTATCGATATTTTTCACCTGCTTTATCGATCAGTTAATCGATAAACTTATTCATTCTTAACGCCTGAAAGCCGCTATTTTTCAGGATAGAACCAATGAATTATTACGAACCTGGTTCTTATGTTGCAAATAATTCTTGATAGTTTAGCAATTGCTGCTTGACTCCTAATTTGACCGTGATAGATTAAATGTACTCTTAATAAAGGCTCCTGAATGTACCAAGGGGAGGAGATCATGGCTGACACTCAAAGTTTATTACGTTCCTTTGACCAGGTTTATGATAATCCGGTCTTGTTGGACCATTCCGTGACTGCTCCAATCTGTGAGGGGTTAAATATTGCGCTGGCTAGTTTTCAAGCGCTGTATTTGCAGTATCAAAAACATCATTTCGTTGTAGAAGGTGCAGAGTTTTATTCCCTGCATGAATTCTTTTCCGATAGCTATGAACAGGTTGAGGGCTATGTTCACAAACTCGGAGAGCGCCTGAACGGCCTCGGGGGAACTCCCGCTGCAAGTTTCACCAAGCTGGCTGAGCTGTGCTGTTTTACCCCAGAACTGGATGGTGCTTTTTCTTCACGGCAAATGGTTGAAAATGATCTTCAAGCAGAGCAGGCGGTGATTAGCCTCCTGCGTCGGCAGGCAGGGCAGGCAGAAAGCCTGGGCGATCGCGCAACCCGTTACCTGTATGAACAAATTCTGCTCGAAACTGAAGATCGGGCATTCCATCTGGCGCACTTCCTGGCACACGACAGCCTGACACTGGCTTACGTCCAGGGAGTCAACAACTAGAGTCAACGACTAAGGAACGAGGATTTTATAACCTGAAACTTCACCACAGAGGCACGGAGAACACAGAGCAATTCCTCTGTGCCCTCTGTGTCTCTGTGGTAAACCCTGAGTTTTTCGGTTTATTGAATCCACGATCCTGAGTTAATCCGTTAAGGGTTGAGGATTTACAGCGATTAT is from Leptothermofonsia sichuanensis E412 and encodes:
- a CDS encoding DNA starvation/stress protection protein DpsA, encoding MADTQSLLRSFDQVYDNPVLLDHSVTAPICEGLNIALASFQALYLQYQKHHFVVEGAEFYSLHEFFSDSYEQVEGYVHKLGERLNGLGGTPAASFTKLAELCCFTPELDGAFSSRQMVENDLQAEQAVISLLRRQAGQAESLGDRATRYLYEQILLETEDRAFHLAHFLAHDSLTLAYVQGVNN